In a genomic window of Spirosoma agri:
- the pth gene encoding aminoacyl-tRNA hydrolase, protein MKFLIVGLGNIGPEYAMTRHNAGFMALDRMAAQHGFDFTMTRLAYTAKWQHKGKQLFFVKPTTFMNLSGRAVSYYMKQENIPVSNIIIVTDDKDLPFGKLRLKPKGSPGGHNGLRNIDEVLNTQEYARLRVGIGSDFSRGKQIDFVLGEFPEDELIQLPDYLDRVGNIILAFCTMGIQFAMNNYNQ, encoded by the coding sequence ATGAAATTTTTGATCGTTGGCCTTGGCAACATAGGCCCTGAATACGCGATGACCCGGCACAATGCCGGCTTTATGGCGCTCGACCGAATGGCCGCCCAGCACGGCTTCGATTTTACGATGACTCGTCTGGCTTACACCGCCAAATGGCAGCACAAAGGAAAGCAACTGTTTTTCGTGAAGCCGACTACGTTCATGAACCTAAGTGGCCGGGCCGTAAGCTACTACATGAAACAGGAAAATATTCCCGTCAGCAATATTATCATCGTGACGGATGACAAAGATCTGCCGTTTGGCAAACTGCGCCTGAAACCCAAGGGGTCGCCGGGCGGACATAACGGACTACGTAATATTGATGAGGTGCTGAACACACAGGAATACGCTCGGTTACGTGTCGGCATTGGCAGTGATTTCTCCCGTGGAAAGCAGATCGATTTTGTGTTGGGCGAGTTTCCGGAGGACGAGCTGATTCAGTTACCGGACTATTTGGATCGTGTGGGCAATATCATTCTTGCTTTTTGTACTATGGGCATACAATTTGCCATGAACAATTACAACCAATAG
- a CDS encoding pentapeptide repeat-containing protein produces the protein MDLFNQLVDPTTGTPDQWPYQLFEQCTFKDLNLSKAIVASANFINCRFEDCDLSMIVLEGTKLDDVVFVRCKLTSVNFGLCSAFGFHIDFQECQLDYTSFSNRNLKKTRFVDCSMREARFISCDLSGAAFKNCNLELALFSANTLAQVDFSSSYNLELDPDANKLKKTKFSLHSLPGLLTKYDIVVK, from the coding sequence ATGGATTTATTTAACCAACTCGTTGACCCGACGACGGGTACACCTGACCAGTGGCCTTATCAATTGTTCGAGCAGTGTACCTTTAAAGACCTCAACTTGTCGAAAGCGATAGTAGCCAGCGCCAACTTTATCAACTGCCGCTTTGAGGACTGCGACCTATCGATGATCGTGTTGGAAGGGACCAAACTTGATGACGTTGTTTTTGTTCGTTGTAAACTGACCTCGGTAAACTTTGGGCTGTGTAGCGCCTTCGGTTTCCACATCGACTTCCAGGAGTGCCAGCTCGATTACACTTCTTTTTCGAACCGTAACCTCAAAAAAACTCGTTTTGTGGACTGCTCAATGCGAGAAGCGCGCTTCATAAGCTGCGATCTCAGTGGGGCTGCCTTCAAAAATTGCAACCTTGAGCTGGCTCTGTTTTCGGCCAATACACTTGCTCAGGTAGATTTTTCTAGTTCATACAATCTGGAACTAGATCCAGATGCGAATAAGCTCAAGAAGACAAAATTCTCACTTCATAGTCTACCAGGCCTTCTCACCAAATATGATATCGTCGTCAAGTAG
- a CDS encoding RNA polymerase sigma factor — protein MKKSRLADEQLVNSFQTTSAADSFEALYSRYVGKVYQKCLSITKDSEVAQDYTQDIFIKVFSKLDTFQNQSAFSTWLYSISHNYCLDQIRISKRLTTESLSEEQSINLPEATTSGISEERMQELERVMNELPQEDIKLLRLKHEQGLSIQAISEQYNLSESAVKMRLKRSRDKLQRLYAHHFSG, from the coding sequence ATGAAAAAAAGCAGACTAGCCGATGAGCAATTGGTCAACTCGTTTCAAACGACAAGTGCTGCCGACAGCTTCGAAGCACTTTACAGCCGGTATGTGGGCAAAGTTTATCAGAAATGTTTATCGATCACGAAGGACTCCGAAGTAGCCCAGGATTACACGCAGGATATCTTTATCAAAGTATTCAGTAAACTCGATACATTCCAGAACCAGTCCGCCTTTTCGACCTGGCTCTATTCCATTTCGCATAACTACTGCCTGGACCAGATTCGAATCAGTAAACGACTGACTACCGAATCGTTGTCGGAAGAGCAGTCAATCAATTTACCTGAAGCGACAACGTCTGGTATCTCCGAAGAGCGGATGCAGGAACTGGAGCGTGTGATGAACGAGCTGCCCCAGGAGGACATAAAACTGTTGCGGCTCAAGCATGAACAGGGACTATCCATTCAGGCGATCAGTGAGCAGTACAACCTGTCGGAAAGCGCGGTTAAAATGCGCCTGAAGCGCTCACGTGACAAACTACAGCGGCTCTACGCCCATCATTTTTCGGGCTAA